Proteins encoded by one window of Salvia splendens isolate huo1 chromosome 14, SspV2, whole genome shotgun sequence:
- the LOC121764839 gene encoding proline-rich protein 4-like, which translates to MRLHSISLSLVFLLLCLLTFCNAAFEISGSAQCADCKLNNFKTAHAFSGLHVTIDCEVEKEIKRAGKGEVDADGKFTISLPEEMIADVKNKHCYAQLHSAAAAPCPAYGGLEATQIVFKSQTDGKVTFTPKEALTFSTALCTSKLLWPFFEYPPLPKTFPWKKHRPTITIPPLKKHHWKKVWPKITIPPPIDKTLPPPVPIYKPKPKPHPPSVPIYKPKPKPKPKASIGKPPVPVYKPKPKPKPQIVKPHPPSVPVYKPKTPILKPPVPVYKPPTKPIPHPFHKPIYKPPVVKPLPPKIPIYEPPVVTKPLPPPFPLFPLPPLYKKPCPPFAKFPPKSYD; encoded by the exons ATGAGGCTTCACTCCATTTCCCTTAGTTTAGTTTTTCTGTTGCTGTGTTTGCTCACCTTCTGCAATGCAGCTTTTGAGATTTCTGGATCTGCACAATGCGCTGATTGCAAACTAAACAACTTCAAAACTGCCCACGCCTTTTCAG GTCTTCATGTAACAATCGATTGTGAGGTCGAGAAAGAGATCAAGAGAGCCGGCAAGGGCGAGGTAGACGCCGACGGCAAATTCACAATCTCACTCCCCGAGGAAATGATCGCCGACGTCAAGAACAAACACTGCTACGCCCAGCTCCacagcgccgccgccgccccgtGCCCCGCCTACGGCGGCTTGGAGGCCACCCAAATCGTATTCAAATCCCAAACCGACGGGAAAGTCACATTTACCCCCAAAGAAGCCCTCACATTCTCCACCGCCTTGTGCACCTCCAAATTATTGTGGCCATTTTTTGAATACCCACCTCTACCTAAAACCTTCCCATGGAAAAAACATAGGCCCACAATTACTATTCCACCCCTCAAAAAGCACCACTGGAAAAAAGTCTGGCCCAAAATTACCATTCCGCCCCCAATCGATAAGACCCTTCCCCCACCTGTTCCGATTTACAAGCCCAAGCCCAAACCGCATCCACCATCTGTCCCAATTtacaagcccaagcccaagcccaagcccaaagCATCGATTGGTAAGCCGCCTGTTCCAGTTtacaagcccaagcccaagcccaagccgCAGATTGTTAAGCCGCATCCGCCATCTGTCCCCGTTTACAAGCCCAAAACACCGATTCTTAAGCCGCCTGTTCCAGTTTACAAGCCGCCTACGAAGCCGATCCCACATCCGTTTCACAAGCCTATCTACAAGCCGCCGGTGGTGAAGCCGCTTCCACCGAAGATTCCGATTTATGAGCCGCCGGTGGTGACTAAGCCGCTGCCACCCCCATTTCCACTATTTCCACTCCCACCGCTCTATAAAAAGCCTTGCCCTCCATTCGCTAAGTTTCCTCCAAAGAGCTATGactag
- the LOC121764988 gene encoding uncharacterized protein LOC121764988 yields the protein MAPKRKRAGSSSGSSSRKSSRRNREPTPPPSPPHWRPPPRHAPVVIDVEEETWDIRDPDLDFFVPKDEYRDAPGKFSVAFHHGGSFFNTNDDNKYVGGKLTYFDFYNINNFPLIDLSSMVLKLKYDRKMICEFYYCEPQVRQHVDGSESLRRTFVLRCRRCGQDGHKRRTCTNDPRVDARTEVGQSSQPGEPSDRTKSSNVVQDEETTMPRRERPSTRRSARSSQETNPTVPGPSTLRTRTRLQRCGR from the exons ATGGCGCCTAAACGGAAGCGCGCCGGATCATCAAGCGGTTCGTCATCCCGGAAATCGTCTCGCCGTAACAGGGAACCCACACCCCCGCCATCGCCACCACACTGGCGACCACCACCGAGACATGCACCGGTGGTCATAGATGTGGAAGAAGAAACCTGGGATATCCGCGATCCTGATCTTGATTTTTTCGTCCCAAAAGATGAATACA GGGATGCGCCTGGAAAGTTTTCAGTTGCTTTCCATCATGGCGGTTCATTCTTCAATACCAACGATGACAACAAGTATGTTGGTGGGAAGTTGACATACTTCGACTTCTACAATATTAACAATTTCCCGCTCATAGACCTATCGAGCATGGTGTTAAAGTTGAAGTACGATAGGAAGATGATATGTGAGTTCTATTATTGCGAACCTCAGGTTCGTCAGCACGTGGATGGATCTGAGTCTCTAAGACGAACCTTTGTACTCAGATGTCGTCGGTGCGGACAAGATGGGCATAAACGAAGAACATGCACTAATGATCCCCGTGTAGATGCTCGAACCGAGGTTGGACAGAGTTCACAGCCCGGTGAGCCCAGTGACAGGACTAAGTCGTCTAACGTGGTGCAAGATGAAGAG ACAACTATGCCTCGGAGAGAACGACCTAGCACACGTCGGTCTGCGCGGTCAAGCCAGGAG aCCAATCCCACTGTTCCAGGGCCTAGCACACTCCGGACCAGGACTCGGCTGCAACGTTGTGGCCGTTGA
- the LOC121764343 gene encoding uncharacterized protein LOC121764343, translated as MNLVKVAKARLQIMREEGWEVLLTDVSKFCDKYEIIVLDMDNEFVPRGRVRRTQKMKNLHYYRVEIFCSVIDMQAQELNHRFGETNTDLLLCMACFDPRDSFSAFDLEKLLRLASYYPSEFSGVALDELENQLQSFIFDMRIDENFSQVSRIGGLAQKMVSTRKHEIFPLVYLLVKLSLILPVATASVERAFSAMKFIKSSLRNSMGDQLLQDCLVPYIENDVFVNVTNETIMQRFQKMQNRREML; from the coding sequence ATGAATCTTGTCAAAGTAGCAAAAGCACGTTTGCAAATAATGAGGGAAGAAGGTTGGGAAGTTTTGCTTACTGATGTTTCTAAGTTTTGTGACAAATATGAGATAATTGTGCTTGATATGGATAATGAGTTTGTACCTCGAGGAAGAGTACGTAGAACTCAAAAAATGAAGAATCTCCACTATTATCGAGTTGAGATATTTTGTTCTGTGATTGACATGCAAGCTCAAGAGTTAAATCATCGTTTTGGTGAAACTAACACGGACTTACTTTTATGTATGGCATGTTTCGATCCTAGAGATTCATTTTCTGCATTTGATTTGGAGAAGCTGCTTCGCCTTGCTAGTTATTATCCATCAGAATTTTCTGGAGTTGCTTTGGATGAGCTTGAAAATCAACTTCAAAGCTTTATTTTTGATATGCGGATAGATGAAAATTTTTCACAGGTATCTAGAATCGGCGGTCTTGCTCAGAAGATGGTTTCTACAAGAAAGCATGAAATCTTCCCATTGGTTTATTTGTTAGTCAAGTTGTCATTGATCTTGCCGGTTGCTACTGCCTCAGTGGAAAGAGCATTTTCAGCAATGAAATTCATCAAGAGTTCTCTACGTAATAGTATGGGAGACCAACTGTTACAAGATTGCTTAGTTCCTTACATTGAAAATGATGTCTTTGTTAATGTTACTAATGAAACTATTATGCAGCGATTCCAGAAGATGCAGAATAGAAGAGAAATGTTATGA
- the LOC121764664 gene encoding V-type proton ATPase 16 kDa proteolipid subunit, producing MSSTFSGDETAPFFGFLGAAAALVFSCMGAAYGTAKSGVGVASMGVMRPELVMKSIVPVVMAGVLGIYGLIIAVIISTGINPKAKSYYLFDGYAHLSSGLACGLAGLAAGMAIGIVGDAGVRANAQQPKLFVGMILILIFAEALALYGLIVGIILSSRAGQSRAD from the exons ATGTCTTCCACGTTCAGTGGCGATGAAACTGCTCCCTTCTTCGGATTCCTTGGCGCCGCTGCTGCCCTCGTCTTCTCTT GTATGGGTGCGGCCTATGGGACAGCTAAGAGTGGTGTAGGTGTTGCATCAATGGGAGTGATGAGGCCAGAGCTCGTCATGAAATCGATTGTGCCAGTGGTCATGGCTGGTGTTTTGGGTATATACGGTTTGATTATTGCTGTCATTATCAGCACAGGTATCAACCCTAAAGCCAAGTCCTATTACCTTTTTGATGGTTATGCCCATCTTTCTTCTGGTCTTGCCTGTGGACTAGCTGGCCTTGCTGCTGGGATGGCTATCGGCATTGTTGGTGATGCTGGTGTTAG GGCCAATGCACAACAACCAAAGTTATTTGTGGGAATGATCCTTATTCTTATTTTCGCTGAAGCGTTGGCACTCTATGGTCTTATTGTGGGAATTATTTTGTCTTCACGAGCTGGCCAGTCTAGAGCTGACTAG